In Georgenia soli, a genomic segment contains:
- a CDS encoding aldo/keto reductase, with the protein MDHTRLGRSGLTVSVVGLGCNNLGRAGAATESADGATAVVHAALDAGITLFDTADTYGREPGLSERLLGRALAGRRDEVVLATKFGMDMRGANGPDFGARGSRRYIVTAVEASLRRLGTDWIDLYQYHTPDPLTPVDETLAALDSLVTSGKVRYVGHSNMAGWQIADAAHLARAGRWTPFVSAQNHYNLLDRRAELEVVPAAERFGLGVLPYFPLANGLLTGKYSGGTAPAGSRLTRSRQELLERVDHDQLRAFGDFARERGLTEVEVAFSWLASRPAVASVIAGATTPEQVRQNAAAAAWVPTAQDEAELDEIFPRTPKVALF; encoded by the coding sequence ATGGACCACACACGACTCGGCCGCTCCGGCCTCACCGTCTCCGTCGTCGGCCTCGGCTGCAACAACCTCGGCCGGGCCGGTGCGGCGACGGAGTCCGCCGACGGCGCCACCGCCGTCGTCCATGCTGCCCTCGACGCCGGCATCACCCTCTTCGACACCGCCGACACCTACGGCCGCGAGCCGGGGCTGAGCGAGCGGCTGCTGGGCCGGGCTCTCGCCGGCCGGCGCGACGAGGTGGTCCTGGCCACCAAGTTCGGCATGGACATGCGCGGGGCCAACGGCCCGGACTTCGGCGCGCGGGGCTCCCGCCGCTACATCGTCACCGCGGTCGAGGCCTCGCTGCGCCGCCTCGGGACGGACTGGATCGACCTGTACCAGTACCACACCCCGGACCCGCTCACGCCGGTGGACGAGACGCTCGCGGCCCTCGACAGCCTGGTCACCTCGGGGAAGGTGCGCTACGTCGGCCACTCGAACATGGCCGGCTGGCAGATCGCCGACGCCGCCCACCTGGCGCGCGCGGGCAGGTGGACACCGTTCGTGTCGGCGCAGAACCACTACAACCTCCTCGACCGCCGTGCGGAGCTCGAGGTGGTCCCCGCCGCGGAACGGTTCGGTCTCGGGGTGCTGCCGTACTTCCCGCTCGCCAACGGTCTGCTGACGGGCAAGTACAGCGGCGGGACCGCCCCGGCCGGTAGCAGGCTCACCCGGTCGCGGCAGGAGCTGCTCGAGCGCGTCGACCACGACCAGCTCCGCGCGTTCGGCGACTTCGCCCGCGAGCGCGGGCTGACCGAGGTCGAGGTCGCGTTCTCCTGGCTCGCCTCGCGCCCGGCCGTCGCCAGTGTCATCGCGGGGGCGACGACGCCGGAGCAGGTGCGCCAGAACGCCGCCGCCGCGGCGTGGGTGCCGACCGCGCAGGACGAGGCGGAGCTGGACGAGATCTTCCCGCGCACGCCGAAGGTCGCGCTGTTCTGA
- a CDS encoding SMP-30/gluconolactonase/LRE family protein — MDRSHLFLPALAVALSLGAAVPATAHDHEAPESHGHGHHRSLPDRIELPVGFQPEGIAAARHGATAWVGSLADGDILQLDLRTGDRELLSEGPGTPSVGMTLDRRGRLFVAGGPSGQGRVVSTRTGEVLATYRLATGSTFINDVTILDGVAWFTDSSAAVLHGVPLGHHGRLPGQHEVVHLKLRGAWRQVAGFNANGIASTPDGEALLVANSALGTVFRVDPQTGEAREVDLPDVPTSVRGAKGPVAFADGLLRQDRTLYVVQNTANQVAVLRLDEEGERARLRKVLKDENFDAPTTAAIYRDSLYLPSARFGTPQPTRATYWVTRVDR, encoded by the coding sequence ATGGACCGGTCCCACCTGTTCCTGCCCGCTCTGGCGGTCGCCCTCTCGCTCGGGGCCGCGGTGCCTGCCACGGCCCACGACCACGAGGCCCCGGAGTCGCACGGCCACGGCCATCACCGGTCGCTGCCGGACCGGATCGAGCTGCCCGTGGGGTTCCAGCCGGAGGGCATCGCGGCGGCGCGTCACGGAGCGACGGCGTGGGTCGGCTCGCTCGCCGACGGCGACATCCTCCAGCTCGACCTGCGCACCGGCGACCGCGAGCTGCTCTCGGAGGGGCCGGGTACGCCGTCGGTAGGGATGACGCTCGACCGGCGCGGCCGTCTCTTCGTCGCCGGCGGGCCCAGCGGCCAGGGACGGGTGGTGAGCACGCGGACGGGCGAGGTGCTGGCCACCTACAGGCTCGCCACGGGCAGCACGTTCATCAACGACGTCACGATCCTCGACGGCGTGGCCTGGTTCACCGACTCCTCCGCGGCCGTCCTGCACGGGGTGCCGTTAGGTCACCACGGCCGCCTGCCCGGCCAGCACGAGGTCGTGCACCTGAAGCTGCGAGGCGCGTGGCGGCAGGTGGCGGGCTTCAACGCCAACGGCATCGCCTCGACTCCCGACGGCGAGGCGCTGCTCGTGGCGAACAGCGCGCTGGGCACGGTGTTCCGTGTCGACCCGCAGACCGGCGAGGCGCGAGAGGTCGACCTTCCCGACGTCCCGACGTCGGTGCGGGGCGCGAAGGGACCGGTCGCGTTCGCCGACGGGCTGCTGCGCCAGGACCGCACGCTCTACGTCGTGCAGAACACCGCCAACCAGGTGGCGGTGCTGCGCCTCGACGAGGAGGGGGAACGGGCGCGGCTGCGGAAGGTGCTCAAGGACGAGAACTTCGACGCGCCCACGACCGCCGCGATCTACCGCGACTCGCTGTACCTCCCGAGTGCCCGGTTCGGCACGCCGCAGCCGACGCGGGCCACGTACTGGGTCACCCGCGTCGACCGCTGA
- a CDS encoding NADPH-dependent F420 reductase: MRESDAPLTGCTGDPPSSAWVRAGRPVAPAGREGQRVSRVRTIGVLGAGRVGTAVARQSLRAGYDVLVATAADPSEISLIVEVMAPGARAVTAAEAVRGSDVVVLSVPLRRYRTLDPELFAGRVVVDAMNYWPETDGHLPVMEGEVSTSEVVQTHLAGARLVKTLNHIGYHDLESDHSPAGSPGRRALAVAGDDEEARALVGEVVDRLGYDAVDAGPLAAGRALEPGTAVFSGRHDAGTLRALLTLAAAPARY; the protein is encoded by the coding sequence CTGCGGGAATCGGACGCGCCTCTGACCGGTTGCACCGGTGACCCACCCTCGTCGGCGTGGGTCCGTGCAGGGAGACCGGTCGCACCGGCCGGACGGGAGGGGCAGCGGGTGAGCAGGGTTCGCACCATCGGCGTGCTGGGGGCCGGACGGGTCGGCACCGCCGTCGCCAGGCAGTCGCTCCGGGCCGGCTACGACGTGCTGGTCGCGACCGCGGCGGACCCGTCCGAGATCTCGCTGATCGTCGAGGTCATGGCCCCCGGTGCCCGCGCCGTGACCGCCGCCGAGGCGGTCCGGGGCAGCGACGTCGTCGTCCTGTCCGTGCCGCTGCGGCGCTACCGCACGCTCGACCCGGAGCTGTTCGCCGGCCGCGTCGTCGTCGACGCGATGAACTACTGGCCGGAGACCGACGGCCACCTGCCCGTCATGGAGGGCGAGGTGTCCACCTCCGAGGTGGTCCAGACCCACCTCGCCGGCGCGCGGCTGGTCAAGACCCTCAACCACATCGGCTACCACGACCTGGAGTCCGACCACTCCCCCGCCGGCTCGCCGGGGCGCCGCGCGCTCGCCGTCGCCGGGGACGACGAGGAGGCCCGCGCGCTGGTGGGCGAGGTTGTCGACCGCCTGGGCTACGACGCCGTCGACGCCGGTCCGCTCGCCGCCGGGAGGGCGCTGGAGCCGGGGACGGCCGTCTTCTCCGGCCGGCACGACGCCGGAACCCTGCGGGCGCTGCTGACCCTCGCGGCCGCGCCCGCCAGGTACTAG